CGAACGCGGCGCGATTGCGCGGATCGACCACCAATGCGGTCTCCAGCGCATCGGTCGCACCCTCGAGATTGCCGGCCGCCTGTGCCGCCTTGCCTTGAGCAAGCAGCGCCATCGAGCGCGGGTCGATCTGATCGTCGGGGCGCTGGCCATGGAGGGCGGTCGATACCGTGAGCAACGTCAGGGCTGCTGCGGCGGCGACGGACGAATAACGCATGATGCTCTCCAACAGGGGCAGAACCGGTTTTGTCACAATCGTTCGGCTAGCATGGCCGTTTCAGTCTTGCGACAAAAAACCCGTCGGTATCGTCATGCGCCGGTGTGAGCCGGATTCCCGGGCCATGCGTTCGCCCGGCGGGCAAGTCGATCTGGTCAACGCTCCAGTCGGGATGCTCGGCAAGGAAATGCGCGACTTGCCCCGCCCCTTCGTCGTCGAGTAGCGAACAGACGATATAGACCAGCGCCCCGCCCGGCTTGACGAGGTTCGCGCCAATCTCGAGCACATGCGCCTGAGTCGCGACCAGCCGCTCGATCCGGTCCGGGGTCAGCCGCCAGCGCGCCTCGGGGTTGCGCCGCCAGGTGCCGGTGCCCGAACAGGGCGCGTCGATCAGCACGCAATCACTGTTGCCTTGCCAATCCTCCAGCGCTTCGGCCTCGCGCGCCGGGTTGAGCAGCCGTGTCTCGATGATCGTCGCCCCGGCCCGCGCCGCGCGCGGCACAAGCCGCGACAGCCGGTTGCGATCGGTATCGGTGGCGAGCAGCACGCCGCGATTGTTCATCGCCGCCGCCAGCGTGAGCGTCTTTCCGCCGGCCCCGGCGCAAAGGTCGACGATGCGCATGTCGGGCGCTGCCTTCGCCGCCATGGTGACGATCTGGCTGCCCGCGTCCTGCACCTCGATCGCGCCATCCTTGGCTGCCTCAAGCGCTTCGACATTGGTGCCCGAGGGCAATCTCAGTGCATCGGGCAATGCGGCGATCGGTTCGGCACCCTCGATCGGCTCGGGCGCTGGCTTGAGGCGGTTGATCCGCACGTCAAGCGGCGCACGGTCGATCAGCGCGGGGAGTTCCTCCTCGCCAATACCGGAGTCGAGCAGCTTGGCGACGATCCAGTCCGGGGCGGTGCCGATTTTCGCCGCGGCTTCGCTGGCACCGATCGCGGCCGGCGCATGCGCCGAGCCATCGAACAGCGCCGCGATGTCCGGATCGTTCTGCGCCAGCGCGAGCATCGCCGCCCTGCCGCTTTTGGGACGGTCGCCCAACTGCCGGATCGCCGCATAAACCAGTTCGCGCACCGCGCGCCGATCCTTGCTGCCGGCATAGCGCCGCTCGGCGAAATACCGCGCGATCAGCGTGTCGGCCGCCGCACCCTGGTCACGCGCGGCGACGACGATCGCGTCGAGCAGCTCGATCGCTGCCTGGATCCGTGCCGATGGTGTCATGTCAAATTCCCGTCATGCCGGACTTGTTCCGGCATCCACTGTGCCGCTTAGGCAATAAGCGTTGCTCTTGCGGCACCGTGGTCCCCGGAACAAGGCTCTCCTGAGCTCAGTCGAAGGATCCGGGGTGACGCAGAAGAAACTCGTAGTTGTTATGCCGACTCAATTACCGCGTCGGATAATTCGGCGCCTCACGCGTGATCGTCACGTCATGGACATGGCTTTCCATCAGCCCGGCCCCAGTGATCTGCACGAACCGCGCACGCTTCTGCAATTCCTCGATCGTCGCCGATCCGGTATAGCCCATTGCCGCCTTCACGCCGCCGACCAACTGGTGGATCACGTCGCGCGCCGGCCCCTTGAAGGCGACTTGCCCTTCGATCCCTTCGGGCACCAGCTTGAGCTGATCCTTGATATCGCCCTGGAAATAGCGATCGGCAGAGCCGCGGCCCATCGCGCCGACTGATCCCATACCGCGATACGATTTATACGCCCGACCCTGGTACAGGAAGGTTTCACCCGGTGCTTCCTCGGTGCCGGCGAGCAGCGACCCGATCATCACGCTCGACGCGCCGCCGGCCAATGCCTTGGCGATATCGCCCGAGGTGCGGATGCCGCCATCGGCAATGATCGGCACGCCGCTCTTGCGGCCTTCGGCGGCGCAATCCATCACCGCGGTCAGCTGTGGCACGCCGACGCCGGCGACGACGCGCGTGGTGCAGATCGATCCCGGCCCGATGCCGACCTTGATCCCGTCTGCCCCGGCATCGATCAGTGCGCGTGCGGCTTCCGCCGTCGCGACATTGCCGGCAATGACCTGGACCGAATTGCTCAGCTTCTTCACCCGCTCGACCGCGCGCGCGACGTCGCGGTTATGGCCATGCGCGGTGTCGATCACGATCAGGTCGAGTTCGGCGTCGACCAGCGCCTCGGTCCGCTCGAACCCCTTATCGCCGACCGTCGTCGCGGCGGCGACGCGCAGCCGGCCCGCCGCGTCCTTGGTCGCATTGGGGTAATTGACTGCCTTTTCCATATCCTTGACGGTGATCAGGCCGACGCAGCGATAGCTCTCATCGACCACCAGCAGCTTTTCGATCCGGCGCTGGTGCAGCAGGCGGCGGGCCTCGTCCTGCGACACGCCGCTCGACACGGTGGCGAGATTCTCATGCGTCATCAGCTCGGCGACCGGCTGACGCGGGTTGCCGGCAAAACGCACGTCGCGATTGGTCAGGATGCCGACCAGCTTGCCGTCCTTCTCGACCACCGGAATGCCGCTGATCCGGTGCCGCGTCATCAGCGCCTGCGCCTCGGCCAGCGTGGCGTCGGGTGCGATGGTGATCGGGTTGACCACCATCCCGGATTCGAAGCGCTTTACCTGGCGCACCGCGGCGACCTGCTCGTCGATCTCCATATTACGGTGAAGCACGCCGATCCCGCCGAGCTGCGCCATGACGATCGCCATATCGGCCTCGGTCACCGTGTCCATCGCCGAGGACAGGATCGGAATGTCGAGCTTGATACCGCGCGTCAGCTGAGTTGATGTATTGGCCTGGCTCGGAACGATGTCGGACTCCGCCGGATACAGCAGGACATCGTCGAAAGTGAGGCCGAGGCGAATTTCCATGAGATGCCAGTTCCTGCGCGGGGAGAATCGTGGCGGCTCATGTAACCAAAGGTGCCGGGAAGCGCTAGGGTCCGCGGCACCGCATTTGGCTGTTCTTGCCCAACCGATGTGCTAAATCTGGTGCGACCGATTGGAAGAGGGCGATATCATGGAATTGACCGCAGGCGTACTCGTGCTGGCGCTGGTGCTGCTCTACCTCTTCACGAGCATCAAGATCGTCCGGCAAGGCTATCAATATACGATCGAACATTTCGGCCGCTTCACCACCACCGCGCGCCCGGGGTTCAATTTCTACCCCGCCTTTTTTTATCGCGTCGGCCGCCGCATCAACATGATGGAGCAGGTGATCGATATCCCGGGGCAGGAGATCATCACCAAGGATAACGCCATGGTCGCGGTCGATGGCGTGGTGTTCTTCCAGGTGCTCGACGCGGCCAAGGCGGCGTATGAAGTGTCCGAACTTTATGTCGCGATCCTGCAGCTGACGACGACCAATTTGCGCACCGTGATGGGCTCGATGGACCTCGACGAGACGCTGTCCAAGCGCGACGAGATCAATGCCCGGCTGCTCTCCGTGGTCGACCATGCCACCACCGCCTGGGGCGTGAAGATCACGCGCGTCGAAGTGAAGGACATTCGCCCGCCCGCCGATATCGTCAACGCGATGGGCCGCCAGATGAAGGCCGAACGCGAAAAGCGCGCCAACATCCTCGAAGCCGAAGGCAGCCGCGCGTCCGAGATCCTGCGCGCCGAGGGCCAGAAACAGTCGAAGATCCTCGAAGCCGAAGGCCGGCGCGAGGCGGCGTTCCGTGATTCGGAAGCACGCGAACGCGCCGCCGAGGCCGAGGCGACCGCGACCAGGGTCGTGTCGGTCGCGATCGAACAGGGCAGCCCGCAAGCGATCAACTATTTCATCGCGCAGAAATATGTCGAGGCAGTCGGCAAATTCGCCACCTCGCCCAATGCCAAGACGATCCTGTTCCCGGTCGAGGCGACTCAGCTGATCGGCACGTTGGGCGGGATCGGCGAGATCGCGCGTGAAGCGCTGGCCGATCGCCCCGCTGCGGCATCGTCCACGCCCCCTGCCCGCAAGCGCACTTCGCTCGAGCAGAGCGAGCAATGAATTTCGATGGAATGAGTGCCGGGGCATTCTGGCTGATCGCGGCACTCGTGCTTGGCGTCACTGAACTGCTGTTGCCCGGGGTGTTCCTTGTATTCCTGGCGATCGCCGCGGCGATCACCGGAATCGCCAGCCTCGCCTTGCCCGACCTGCCCGCCCCAGCGCAATTCGCCTCGTTCGCGATCTGGAGCGGCGTCGCGGTGATGATCGGGCGGCGCTGGTATCGCGACTATCCGGTCGCTTCGAGCGATCCAATGCTCAACGACCGCGCCGCGCGGCTGATCGGAGAGATCGTCACGGTCGATCAGGCGATCGATTCAGGCGGCGGACGGGTGCGTCTCGCCGATGGCAGCTGGCCGGCACGCGGTCCGGATGCGCCGACCGGCTCGCGGATGCGCGTCGTCGCGGTCGAGGGCGGCGTGCTGGTGGTCGAGGCGGTCGCCCTCCCCGCTGCTTGATGGGGCCCGCTGCCTAACGGCCCGGTGCCTGATGGCTCCCCGGCTCGAAGCCGGGGCTCCGATCATTTCTTGCCGAACAGCCCGCCGGCCAGACCGGTCAGGTCATTGAGCGGATTGCCGTCGCCGTCGCGGTCGAGCATGCCGCTGACCTTGCCCATAATCCCCTCGGTCCCACCCGATGCGCCGAGCAGACTGGCGAACTGGCCAAGCGACCCTTCACCACCGATATGACCGACGATCTGCTGCAGGATATCGGGCGAAAGGCCGGTGTTGGCCGCGGCAGTCTCCACCGTGTCGCCCGGCTCGGGATGCGCCTGGCCCAGCGCGGTGACCGCACTTTCGGCCTGTTCGGGCGTCAGGCCGACCTTGGCCGCCAGATTCTTGATATCGACATTGCCGGCCACCTGGCCAAGCAGTCCATC
This portion of the Sphingomonas sp. So64.6b genome encodes:
- a CDS encoding RsmB/NOP family class I SAM-dependent RNA methyltransferase; this encodes MTPSARIQAAIELLDAIVVAARDQGAAADTLIARYFAERRYAGSKDRRAVRELVYAAIRQLGDRPKSGRAAMLALAQNDPDIAALFDGSAHAPAAIGASEAAAKIGTAPDWIVAKLLDSGIGEEELPALIDRAPLDVRINRLKPAPEPIEGAEPIAALPDALRLPSGTNVEALEAAKDGAIEVQDAGSQIVTMAAKAAPDMRIVDLCAGAGGKTLTLAAAMNNRGVLLATDTDRNRLSRLVPRAARAGATIIETRLLNPAREAEALEDWQGNSDCVLIDAPCSGTGTWRRNPEARWRLTPDRIERLVATQAHVLEIGANLVKPGGALVYIVCSLLDDEGAGQVAHFLAEHPDWSVDQIDLPAGRTHGPGIRLTPAHDDTDGFFVARLKRPC
- the guaB gene encoding IMP dehydrogenase, which gives rise to MEIRLGLTFDDVLLYPAESDIVPSQANTSTQLTRGIKLDIPILSSAMDTVTEADMAIVMAQLGGIGVLHRNMEIDEQVAAVRQVKRFESGMVVNPITIAPDATLAEAQALMTRHRISGIPVVEKDGKLVGILTNRDVRFAGNPRQPVAELMTHENLATVSSGVSQDEARRLLHQRRIEKLLVVDESYRCVGLITVKDMEKAVNYPNATKDAAGRLRVAAATTVGDKGFERTEALVDAELDLIVIDTAHGHNRDVARAVERVKKLSNSVQVIAGNVATAEAARALIDAGADGIKVGIGPGSICTTRVVAGVGVPQLTAVMDCAAEGRKSGVPIIADGGIRTSGDIAKALAGGASSVMIGSLLAGTEEAPGETFLYQGRAYKSYRGMGSVGAMGRGSADRYFQGDIKDQLKLVPEGIEGQVAFKGPARDVIHQLVGGVKAAMGYTGSATIEELQKRARFVQITGAGLMESHVHDVTITREAPNYPTR
- a CDS encoding SPFH domain-containing protein; this translates as MELTAGVLVLALVLLYLFTSIKIVRQGYQYTIEHFGRFTTTARPGFNFYPAFFYRVGRRINMMEQVIDIPGQEIITKDNAMVAVDGVVFFQVLDAAKAAYEVSELYVAILQLTTTNLRTVMGSMDLDETLSKRDEINARLLSVVDHATTAWGVKITRVEVKDIRPPADIVNAMGRQMKAEREKRANILEAEGSRASEILRAEGQKQSKILEAEGRREAAFRDSEARERAAEAEATATRVVSVAIEQGSPQAINYFIAQKYVEAVGKFATSPNAKTILFPVEATQLIGTLGGIGEIAREALADRPAAASSTPPARKRTSLEQSEQ
- a CDS encoding NfeD family protein, translating into MNFDGMSAGAFWLIAALVLGVTELLLPGVFLVFLAIAAAITGIASLALPDLPAPAQFASFAIWSGVAVMIGRRWYRDYPVASSDPMLNDRAARLIGEIVTVDQAIDSGGGRVRLADGSWPARGPDAPTGSRMRVVAVEGGVLVVEAVALPAA